The Herbaspirillum sp. DW155 genomic interval GGGCTTGTCCTATCTGCCGCAGGAAGCCTCGGTGTTCCGCAAGCTGACGGTGGAAGACAATATCCGCGCGGTGCTCGAACTGCGCCGAGAAGAAGGCAAGCCGCTCTCGCGTGATGAAGTCGAGGGCCGCCTCAACAATCTGCTGCATGAACTGCAGATCGAGAAGCTGCGCGAGAGTCAGGCTTTGTCGCTCTCCGGCGGCGAGCGCCGCCGCGTGGAAATCGCCCGCGCGCTGGCCACCGATCCGCGCTTCGTACTGCTCGATGAACCCTTTGCCGGTATCGACCCGATTGCCGTGATCGAGATCCAGCGCATCGTGCGCTTCCTGAAGGAACGTGGCATCGGCGTGCTCATCACCGACCACAACGTGCGCGAGACGCTGGGCATCTGCGACCGTGCCTACATCATCAACCAGGGTACGGTGCTGGCCAGCGGCAGTCCGGAAGAGATCATCGCCAACGAATCGGTGCGCCGCGTGTATCTGGGTGAACACTTCCGCATGTAAGCAGGCCAACCTACTGACGCAACGACAGGCAGTGCAACCAGCGGACCACGCCGCTTCCAGAAAGACAGATGAAACAGTCTCTCCAGTTACGTACCTCGCAGCACCTCGCATTGACGCCGCAACTGCAGCAGTCGATCAGACTGTTGCAACTGTCGACGCTGGAACTGCACCAGGAACTGGAACAGATCCTCTCGGACAATCCCTTGCTGGAGCGGCTCGACGATGCGCTCGACAATTCGGTGCGCCTGCTGGCCGATGGCGCGGTCTCCAGCTCGCCCTCCAGCGGCGTAGCCGACACCTCTGGCGAAGGCAATGCCGAGCCGGCACCGGCAGCCGCCGATGGCGATTCCAGTTTTGACTACCAGGACAACAATCCCGAGAACGGCGTCACCGGTGAGGCCGACTGGAGCTTCGATGATGTGGCCCGCAGCGGCAAGTCGCCTGACGACGACGACGCCCGCCCGCAACTCGAAGCCCACGAACTGACCCTGCGCGAGCACCTACTGGAACAGATCCGCGTGACCGCACGCACCCAGCGCGACCGCGCCCTGCTGGAGTTGCTCACCGATGCGCTCGACGAGAGCGGCTATCTCGAAGAGCCGCTGGAAGACATCCTCGCGCGCCTGCCCGAAGAACTGGGCATCGACATGGAAGAGCTGTCGATTTCCCTGAAGCTGCTGCAGAGCCTGGACCCGGCCGGCGTGGGTGCGCGCAGTGCCGGTGAGTGCCTGGCCCTGCAGATCCGTCGCCTGCCCAAGATCCCCTTCGTCACGCGCAAGCTGGCGCTGCGCATCGTGGAAGATTACCTGCCGCTGTTCGCGCAGCGCGACTTCAACAAGATCAAGAAAGCCCTCGATTGCGATGACGAAGACCTGCGCGAAGCCCAGGCCGTGATCCGCCAGTGCCGTCCGCATCCGGGCGCCGATTTCGCGCGCGATGCCTCGGACTATGTGGTGCCGGACGTGATTGTCAAACAAACAAAGAACGGCTGGCAGGTCATGCTCAACCATGAGGTCATGCCCAAGCTGCGTGTCAATGCGATGTATGCCAGCGCGCTGAAGCAGGCCAAGGGAGAAGGATCGCTGTCGTCGCAGCTGCAGGAAGCCAAGTGGCTCATCAAGAATATGCGCCAGCGTTTCGACACGATTTTGCGTGTCGCACAGGCTATTGTGGAACGTCAAAGAAACTTCTTTTCACATGGGGCAGTGGCCATGCGCCCCCTTGTGCTGCGTGAAATTGCTGATACACTGGGTCTACACGAGAGCACCATCTCTCGCGTGACAACTCAGAAATACATGCTCACGCCGCACGGCATGTTTGAGTTGAAGTACTTCTTCGGTAGCCACGTCGCGACTGAAACCGGGGGCGAAGCCTCCTCCACCGCGATACGGGCGCTGATCAAACAGTTGATAGGAGCCGAGAACCCGCAGACCCCATTATCCGATAGCAAGATTGCGGATATGCTGGCAGAACAAGGCATGGTGGTCGCGCGACGCACAGTCGCCAAATACCGCGAAGTGTTGAAGATTCCGCCGGTCAATCTCCGCAAGTCCCTCTGAGTTTTTCCTCAGTTTTTCTGCAGTACCGTTGCTGTGTTCCGGCAAGCATCCCGCTGATGCCCATGCCATCCGACACGAAGACCGTGCCCGTGGTACAGCTGCAGCAAGGATCGATTGCACGAACCTCCAGTGACTTCACGATAGGAGTCTTGTATGAATCTGACCATCAGTGGACACCACCTCGAACTGACCCCCGCCATCCGGAAATACGTGCAAAGCAAGCTCACACGTATCAAGCGCCATTTCGACAACGTGATCGACGTCAGCGTGATCCTGAGCGTAGATAAACTCACAGAAAAGGAAAAGCGCCAAAAAGCGGAAATCAACGTCCACATCAAGGGGAAGGATTTACATGCAGAAAGCATTGCACACGACCTCTATGCTGCCATTGACACGCTGATCGACAAGCTCGATCGTCAGGTCATCAAGCACAAGGACAAGTTGCAGGAACATCACTCCATGGCCAAGCGCCTGCCGGATGAAGCGCCGGCTGATGCGGTGGCCGGAGCGGCATAAGCCAAGGACAACGTCGGCAAGCTGACTCGCAGCCCGCAGGCTGCTGAGAACGCCAGCCGAATCTCATGAGGAAGGGGCGCGCAAGCGCCCTTTTTCATTGGCCGCGCAGTCGGGCGGCAAGCCCTGTGGAAAAGATATAAAAGATAATCACCGGCAACTTTCCACAGCCATGACTCTCTGCAGCGAGCTGCCGATCCGCTGCTCCGCTTGAAGGCTGCGGCTGGCGTCCTCATATTAGGCTTCAGAGTCTGCATATCATATAAATTATTTCCCGGATGCAATTTCCACCACATTGCGCAGACTGCCGGCGCGCAGTCGTTTTCAACGCGGCTGCCGGCTTTTCCCTATAATGTCGGCAATCCCATTTTTAAAGGCATAGCCATGAGCGACGTCCAATCCTGGATCAAAGAAACCGTGACCCAAAACCCTGTGGTGCTGTTCATGAAGGGCACTGCGCAATTCCCGCAATGCGGCTTTTCCGGCAAGGCCATCCAGTTGCTCAAAGCCAGCGGCGCCGAAAACATCGTCACCGTCAACGTGCTGGAAAGCCCGGACGTGCGCCAGGGCATCAAGGAATACTCGAACTGGCCGACCATTCCCCAGCTGTACGTGAAGGGCGAATTCATCGGCGGCTCCGACATCATGAGCGAGATGTACGCTTCGGGCGAACTGCAGACCCTGATCAAGGGCTGATTCCTTCCTGATCCGCATTCGTTCGTGAGTACTTCCTCCGGCCAGCCCCGCCAGCGCCTGATCGTCGCCATCACCGGCGCGACCGGTGCCATTTATGGCGTGCGGCTGCTGGAGCATCTGCGCAAACATGGTCAGGTGGAAACGCACCTGATGGTCTCCGAAGCCGGCGTGCTCAATCTCCACCAGGAGCTGGACATGCGGCGCAAGGATGTCGAAGCCCTGGCCGACGTGGTACACAACGTGCGTGACGTGGGTGCCTGCATCGCCAGCGGTTCCTTCGCCTCCACCGGCATGGTGGTGGCGCCCTGTTCGATGAAGACGCTGGCGGCCGTGGCCCACGGCCTGTCCGACAACCTCATCACCCGCGCCGCCGATGTGGTGCTGAAGGAACGCCGGCGCCTGGTGCTGATGGTGCGCGAGACGCCCTTCAATCTGGCGCACCTGCGCAACATGACCGCCGTGACCGAAATGGGCGGAGTCATCTTCCCGCCCCTGCCCGGCTTTTACCAGCGTCCCGCTTCCATGGAAGAAATGGTCGATCACACGCTGGGCCGCGTGCTGGACATGCTCGGCATCCCGATGCAGCTCACGCCCGAATGGCAAGGCATGAAGGGTGGGGTGGACTGAACCGGCCGCCTGGTTCCCAAAGAAAATGGCCGCAGCTCATCACTGCGGCCATTTCTTCATCTGTCAGAGTGCAGTCACCATCAACCGCGCCCGATATAGGGCATCTTGGTCGCCATCACTGTCATGAACTGCACATTGGCTTCCAGCGGCAGGCTATCCATGTAGAGGATAGCCTTGGCCACGTGTTCCGCATCCATGGTCGGCTCGACCTTGGTGGAACCATCGGCCTGCAGCGTGCCCTTTTTCATCAACGTGGTCATGTCGGTGGAGGCGTTGCCGATGTCGATCTGGCCGCAAGCAATATCGTAGGCGCGGCCATCGAGCGAGGTGGCCTTGGTCAGGCCGGTGATGGCATGCTTGGTCGCCGTATAGGACGCCGAGAACGGACGCGGCGCATGTGCCGAGATCGAGCCGTTGTTGATGATGCGGCCCCCGCGCGGCGACTGATCCTTCATGATGCGGAAGGCTTCCTGCGTGCACAGGAAGACGCCGGTCAGGTTGATGTCCACCGCCGCCTTCCACTGCTCCACACTCAGCTCTTCCAGCGACACGGGCGGCGCGAAGATGCCGGCATTGTTGAAGAGCAGGTCGAGCCGACCGAAACGCTCACGCGTCCTGGCGAACAGCTGCTTCACCGACGCCGGATCGGTCACGTCGGCCGCCACCACCAGCGCATTGGCACCGTGCTCGCCGGCCAGCCTGACGGTCTCTTCCAGCGCGTCCTGGCGGCGTCCGGCCAGGGCCACGCCATAGCCTTCGCGCAGCAGCGCCAGGGTGATCTGCCGGCCGATGCCGGAGCCTGCGCCGGTCACCAGCGCAATACGTTTGGTCGGTGTGGTTGCTGCCATTGTGTCTATTCCTCCATGGTGTCTGATATCGCCATCACATGACGGCGGCAGTGCGATCTCTCCTTGAGGGCCCGA includes:
- the grxD gene encoding Grx4 family monothiol glutaredoxin, encoding MSDVQSWIKETVTQNPVVLFMKGTAQFPQCGFSGKAIQLLKASGAENIVTVNVLESPDVRQGIKEYSNWPTIPQLYVKGEFIGGSDIMSEMYASGELQTLIKG
- a CDS encoding UbiX family flavin prenyltransferase, yielding MSTSSGQPRQRLIVAITGATGAIYGVRLLEHLRKHGQVETHLMVSEAGVLNLHQELDMRRKDVEALADVVHNVRDVGACIASGSFASTGMVVAPCSMKTLAAVAHGLSDNLITRAADVVLKERRRLVLMVRETPFNLAHLRNMTAVTEMGGVIFPPLPGFYQRPASMEEMVDHTLGRVLDMLGIPMQLTPEWQGMKGGVD
- the lptB gene encoding LPS export ABC transporter ATP-binding protein, translating into MTTSSLVVRGLKKSYGARQVVRDVSMEVRSGEVVGLLGPNGAGKTTSFYMIVGLVPSDGGEIALDDTAISRMPIHKRATMGLSYLPQEASVFRKLTVEDNIRAVLELRREEGKPLSRDEVEGRLNNLLHELQIEKLRESQALSLSGGERRRVEIARALATDPRFVLLDEPFAGIDPIAVIEIQRIVRFLKERGIGVLITDHNVRETLGICDRAYIINQGTVLASGSPEEIIANESVRRVYLGEHFRM
- the raiA gene encoding ribosome-associated translation inhibitor RaiA; protein product: MNLTISGHHLELTPAIRKYVQSKLTRIKRHFDNVIDVSVILSVDKLTEKEKRQKAEINVHIKGKDLHAESIAHDLYAAIDTLIDKLDRQVIKHKDKLQEHHSMAKRLPDEAPADAVAGAA
- a CDS encoding RNA polymerase factor sigma-54, which produces MKQSLQLRTSQHLALTPQLQQSIRLLQLSTLELHQELEQILSDNPLLERLDDALDNSVRLLADGAVSSSPSSGVADTSGEGNAEPAPAAADGDSSFDYQDNNPENGVTGEADWSFDDVARSGKSPDDDDARPQLEAHELTLREHLLEQIRVTARTQRDRALLELLTDALDESGYLEEPLEDILARLPEELGIDMEELSISLKLLQSLDPAGVGARSAGECLALQIRRLPKIPFVTRKLALRIVEDYLPLFAQRDFNKIKKALDCDDEDLREAQAVIRQCRPHPGADFARDASDYVVPDVIVKQTKNGWQVMLNHEVMPKLRVNAMYASALKQAKGEGSLSSQLQEAKWLIKNMRQRFDTILRVAQAIVERQRNFFSHGAVAMRPLVLREIADTLGLHESTISRVTTQKYMLTPHGMFELKYFFGSHVATETGGEASSTAIRALIKQLIGAENPQTPLSDSKIADMLAEQGMVVARRTVAKYREVLKIPPVNLRKSL
- a CDS encoding SDR family oxidoreductase produces the protein MAATTPTKRIALVTGAGSGIGRQITLALLREGYGVALAGRRQDALEETVRLAGEHGANALVVAADVTDPASVKQLFARTRERFGRLDLLFNNAGIFAPPVSLEELSVEQWKAAVDINLTGVFLCTQEAFRIMKDQSPRGGRIINNGSISAHAPRPFSASYTATKHAITGLTKATSLDGRAYDIACGQIDIGNASTDMTTLMKKGTLQADGSTKVEPTMDAEHVAKAILYMDSLPLEANVQFMTVMATKMPYIGRG